A stretch of Sphingomicrobium flavum DNA encodes these proteins:
- the trpD gene encoding anthranilate phosphoribosyltransferase — protein sequence MSPTASQILPNDAGPVPNPMPKLLSGEDLPSSDSEHLFERLVLGRLEPAEVAGMLVALRMKGETAEEMIGAARALSAAAQPFDTPDYLFGDCCGTGGDGSGLINVSTAAAFVAAACGLPVAKHGNRSVSSKCGSADVLEALGCNLEVDADTARQLLDETGFCFLFAPAYHPGMKHAGPVRKQLAVPTVMNLLGPCINPARPKVQLMGVADPTMMRHIAKVLDAQGVEQALVVHGSGLDEIALHGDTRAIRLDHGELSELTIAPEDFGVEPAPLKVLTGGEAQENGERLGRLLKGEGAQAENDIVIINAAALLHVAGKADSLKDAADMARHALLSGDAGAVLKRYAEASHG from the coding sequence ATGAGCCCCACTGCCAGCCAGATCCTGCCGAACGATGCCGGCCCCGTTCCCAACCCCATGCCCAAATTGCTGTCGGGCGAAGATCTCCCCTCGTCCGACAGCGAACATCTGTTCGAGCGACTGGTGCTCGGCCGATTGGAGCCTGCCGAAGTGGCGGGGATGCTGGTGGCGCTGCGCATGAAGGGCGAAACCGCCGAAGAGATGATCGGCGCGGCGCGCGCGCTGTCGGCGGCGGCGCAGCCCTTCGATACGCCCGATTACCTGTTCGGCGATTGCTGCGGCACCGGGGGTGACGGATCGGGCCTCATCAACGTGTCCACCGCCGCGGCCTTTGTTGCCGCGGCCTGCGGATTGCCCGTGGCCAAGCATGGCAATCGTTCGGTCAGTTCCAAATGCGGATCGGCCGACGTGCTGGAAGCGCTGGGCTGCAACCTCGAGGTCGATGCCGATACGGCGCGCCAATTGCTCGACGAGACGGGATTCTGCTTCCTCTTTGCGCCGGCCTATCACCCCGGGATGAAGCATGCCGGGCCGGTCAGGAAACAACTGGCGGTGCCGACGGTGATGAACTTGCTTGGCCCCTGCATCAATCCGGCGCGCCCCAAGGTACAGCTGATGGGCGTCGCCGATCCCACCATGATGCGCCATATCGCCAAGGTGCTGGACGCGCAGGGCGTGGAACAGGCGCTGGTGGTGCACGGATCGGGGCTGGACGAAATCGCGCTGCATGGCGACACGCGCGCCATCCGGCTGGACCATGGCGAGCTGAGCGAGCTGACCATTGCGCCCGAGGATTTCGGGGTCGAGCCCGCGCCGCTGAAAGTGCTGACCGGCGGCGAGGCGCAGGAAAATGGCGAGCGGCTGGGCCGGTTGCTGAAGGGTGAGGGCGCGCAGGCGGAAAATGACATCGTCATCATCAATGCCGCCGCGCTGCTGCATGTCGCGGGCAAGGCGGACAGCCTGAAGGACGCTGCCGACATGGCGCGCCATGCCCTCCTGTCGGGCGATGCGGGCGCGGTGCTCAAGCGCTATGCCGAGGCCAGCCATGGCTGA
- a CDS encoding aminodeoxychorismate/anthranilate synthase component II yields MKLTLIDNRDSFTFNLVDAFRLAGAEVEVLRNSVDPEIALARAAGGAIILSPGPGTPAEAGCCLELIALAKGELPLIGICLGHQAIVAQAGGEVRRASSPVHGKVSALNHHHAGPFAGLPSPLSIGRYHSLCTPTAKVPDRFTVDADYEGMAMAVRDDAALQLGLQFHPESILTPRGQELITNLLRWAAQPSARAAS; encoded by the coding sequence ATGAAACTGACCCTGATCGACAATCGCGACAGCTTCACCTTCAACCTGGTCGATGCCTTCCGTTTGGCGGGCGCCGAGGTGGAGGTGCTGCGCAACAGCGTCGATCCCGAGATTGCGTTGGCGCGCGCGGCGGGCGGCGCGATCATCCTGTCGCCCGGCCCCGGCACGCCGGCAGAGGCGGGTTGCTGCCTTGAGCTGATCGCCTTGGCCAAGGGCGAGCTGCCGCTGATCGGCATCTGCCTTGGCCACCAGGCCATCGTCGCGCAGGCGGGCGGCGAGGTGCGCCGCGCGTCCAGCCCGGTCCATGGCAAGGTCAGCGCGCTGAACCATCACCACGCCGGTCCCTTTGCCGGCTTGCCCAGCCCGCTTTCCATCGGGCGCTATCATTCGCTGTGCACACCTACCGCCAAAGTGCCGGATCGCTTCACCGTGGATGCCGACTATGAAGGCATGGCGATGGCGGTGCGCGACGATGCGGCGCTGCAGCTGGGCTTGCAATTCCACCCCGAATCGATCCTGACCCCGCGCGGGCAGGAGCTGATCACCAACCTGTTGCGCTGGGCGGCACAGCCATCTGCCCGCGCTGCTTCCTGA
- the trpB gene encoding tryptophan synthase subunit beta: MKMDGRFGEFGGAYVPEILVPALEQLEAAYLAAMADEDFQSELDHLLQTYAGRPTALTRCRNIGSDKVRLYLKREDLLHGGAHKTNQVIAQALLARRMGKQRLIAETGAGQHGVATAIAGALFGMEVRIYMGAVDVERQQLNVFRMRLMGAEVIPVTSGDRTLKDAVNEALREWSARFEDTHYLLGTVAGPHPFPRLVRDFQAVIGKEARAEMLEREGRLPDEVVACVGGGSNAIGIFHAFVEDEGVALTGCEAAGKGLDTDQHGATLGKGRRGILHGAETFLLQDEDGQVSDSWSVSAGLDYPAVGPEHAHLMAAGRANYVGVTDEEALAAFQALAQKEGIIPAFESAHALAYAMKRVEEAEAAGEELVLLVNLSGRGDKDMAQAQTLLEGAL, encoded by the coding sequence ATGAAGATGGACGGACGTTTCGGGGAATTTGGCGGGGCCTATGTGCCCGAAATCCTCGTCCCCGCGCTGGAGCAACTGGAAGCGGCCTATCTGGCGGCGATGGCGGACGAGGACTTCCAGTCCGAGCTCGACCATCTTCTCCAGACCTATGCCGGGCGGCCGACCGCGCTGACGCGCTGCCGCAATATCGGGTCGGACAAGGTGCGGCTCTATCTGAAACGCGAGGATCTGCTGCATGGCGGGGCGCACAAGACCAACCAGGTGATTGCGCAGGCATTGCTAGCGCGGCGGATGGGCAAGCAGCGGCTGATCGCCGAGACGGGGGCGGGGCAGCATGGCGTCGCCACCGCGATTGCCGGGGCGCTGTTCGGCATGGAGGTGCGCATCTATATGGGCGCGGTCGATGTCGAGCGGCAGCAACTCAATGTCTTTCGCATGCGGCTGATGGGGGCCGAGGTGATCCCGGTCACCTCGGGCGATCGCACGCTCAAGGATGCGGTCAACGAGGCGCTGCGCGAATGGTCGGCGCGGTTCGAGGATACGCACTATCTGCTCGGCACGGTGGCGGGGCCGCATCCCTTTCCCCGGCTGGTGCGCGATTTCCAGGCCGTGATTGGCAAGGAAGCGCGCGCCGAAATGCTGGAACGCGAAGGACGGCTGCCCGACGAGGTCGTCGCTTGTGTTGGCGGCGGGTCCAATGCGATCGGCATCTTCCATGCCTTTGTCGAGGATGAAGGAGTCGCGCTGACTGGCTGCGAGGCGGCGGGCAAGGGGCTCGACACCGACCAGCATGGCGCGACGCTGGGCAAGGGCCGACGCGGTATCTTGCATGGGGCGGAAACCTTCCTCCTGCAGGATGAAGACGGGCAGGTCAGCGATAGCTGGTCGGTTTCGGCGGGGCTCGATTATCCCGCGGTGGGGCCTGAACATGCGCATCTGATGGCCGCTGGGCGCGCCAATTATGTCGGCGTGACTGATGAGGAGGCGCTGGCGGCGTTCCAGGCGCTGGCGCAGAAGGAAGGGATCATCCCCGCATTCGAAAGCGCGCATGCCTTGGCTTATGCGATGAAGCGCGTGGAAGAGGCCGAGGCCGCGGGTGAGGAATTGGTGCTGCTGGTCAATCTCTCCGGACGGGGGGATAAGGATATGGCCCAGGCGCAGACCCTGCTGGAGGGCGCGCTGTGA
- a CDS encoding tetratricopeptide repeat protein, with product MSEAEKEAVQRFEQEIVQPSMDKLVVLQFTAEWCGPCKQLSPILEQVAADYADKGVILKKIDVDSEKTIAAAFRIQSVPTIYAMYQGQPVADLTQYRTPGALSQALDQILKQANISGEAQSREEQIAPLIEQGLALLDAGDHDQALALFGQLHEVDPDNPKILGALARAMILGGHSQEARQLIEGLDEKIASDPAVAQARAMLDVAAVGEEAVDTSAYEARIAANADDHEARFELAKALMANGNRDGAADHLLEIVQRDAAWNDGAAKTKFLSLLEAAGLEDPWSSAQRRRLSAVLFT from the coding sequence ATGAGCGAAGCCGAGAAGGAAGCCGTCCAGCGCTTCGAGCAGGAGATCGTCCAGCCATCGATGGACAAGTTGGTGGTGCTGCAATTCACCGCCGAATGGTGCGGGCCGTGCAAGCAGCTGTCCCCCATCCTGGAGCAGGTGGCGGCGGACTATGCCGACAAGGGCGTGATCCTGAAGAAGATCGACGTCGATAGCGAGAAGACCATCGCGGCGGCGTTTCGCATCCAGTCGGTGCCGACCATCTATGCCATGTATCAGGGCCAGCCGGTCGCCGACCTCACCCAATATCGCACCCCGGGCGCATTGTCCCAGGCCCTCGACCAGATCCTGAAGCAGGCCAATATCAGCGGCGAAGCGCAAAGCCGTGAGGAGCAGATCGCACCGCTGATCGAACAGGGCCTTGCCCTGCTGGACGCCGGCGATCACGACCAGGCGCTGGCGCTGTTCGGCCAGTTGCACGAGGTCGATCCCGACAATCCCAAGATCTTGGGCGCACTGGCCCGCGCGATGATCCTTGGCGGGCACAGTCAAGAAGCGCGCCAGCTGATCGAGGGTCTGGACGAGAAGATCGCCAGCGATCCTGCCGTCGCGCAGGCGCGTGCCATGCTGGACGTGGCGGCTGTGGGCGAGGAGGCGGTGGATACCAGCGCCTATGAAGCGCGGATCGCTGCCAATGCCGACGACCATGAAGCCCGCTTCGAGCTGGCCAAGGCGCTGATGGCCAATGGCAATCGCGACGGCGCGGCCGATCATCTGCTGGAGATCGTGCAGCGCGATGCGGCCTGGAATGACGGCGCGGCCAAGACTAAATTCCTGTCGTTGCTGGAAGCTGCCGGGCTGGAAGACCCCTGGTCTTCGGCGCAGCGGCGGCGCCTGTCTGCGGTGCTGTTCACATGA
- a CDS encoding YerC/YecD family TrpR-related protein, which produces MTDSSIKQLAAAMAAIDDRREAEAFLRDLTTPSELRALAERWHVANLLAEGALTYRQIHDATGVSTTTITRVARFLNSPENKGYRAMIEKLSPQKA; this is translated from the coding sequence ATGACCGATTCGAGCATCAAGCAGCTGGCCGCCGCCATGGCCGCCATCGACGACAGACGAGAGGCCGAGGCCTTCCTGCGCGACCTCACCACGCCCAGCGAGTTGAGGGCGCTGGCGGAGCGCTGGCACGTCGCCAATCTGTTGGCAGAAGGCGCGCTCACCTATCGCCAGATCCATGATGCCACCGGCGTGTCCACCACCACCATCACCCGCGTCGCGCGCTTTTTGAACAGCCCCGAAAATAAGGGCTATCGCGCGATGATCGAAAAGCTCTCGCCCCAGAAAGCCTGA
- the trpA gene encoding tryptophan synthase subunit alpha gives MNNRYDAMFAAAADRSEGVFGGFVMLGDPDLETSAAMLDALVAGGADMIEVGIPFSDPVADGPVIQAAAVRALEAGVRTDDCLQLLREFRARHAHVPVGVLTYANIVAAKGREAFCEALAVAGVDSLLIADVPSLEAAPYVEACRTAGIAPVMIAAPNSSDEQLDRIAAMGAGYTYCVARAGVTGQRQDMALDHGELFAKLEQRGAAPPVLGFGISTPAQVRQGLGAGAAGVISGSAIVAAAADGDDPASAVRALVSDLKAGTR, from the coding sequence GTGAACAATCGATATGATGCGATGTTTGCGGCGGCGGCCGACAGAAGCGAGGGCGTTTTCGGCGGCTTCGTGATGCTGGGCGATCCCGACCTTGAGACCAGCGCGGCGATGCTCGATGCGCTGGTTGCAGGCGGGGCGGACATGATCGAGGTCGGCATTCCCTTTTCCGATCCGGTTGCCGACGGGCCGGTGATCCAGGCCGCTGCGGTGCGGGCGCTGGAAGCGGGGGTGCGGACCGATGACTGCCTGCAATTGCTGCGCGAATTTCGCGCGCGCCATGCCCATGTACCGGTCGGCGTGCTAACCTATGCGAACATCGTCGCCGCCAAGGGACGCGAAGCCTTTTGCGAGGCGCTGGCGGTAGCGGGCGTGGACAGTTTGCTGATCGCCGATGTGCCGAGCCTGGAAGCCGCGCCCTATGTCGAGGCGTGCCGGACGGCGGGGATTGCGCCGGTCATGATCGCTGCGCCCAATAGCAGCGACGAGCAGCTCGACCGCATCGCCGCGATGGGGGCGGGCTATACCTATTGCGTCGCGCGCGCTGGGGTGACCGGGCAGCGCCAGGATATGGCGCTCGACCATGGCGAACTGTTCGCCAAGCTCGAACAGCGCGGCGCCGCGCCGCCGGTCCTCGGCTTTGGCATTTCGACGCCGGCGCAGGTCCGCCAGGGGCTCGGTGCGGGTGCGGCGGGCGTGATCTCGGGCAGCGCGATCGTCGCTGCGGCGGCGGACGGGGACGATCCGGCCAGCGCCGTGCGTGCACTGGTCAGCGACTTGAAGGCGGGAACGCGCTAG
- the msrA gene encoding peptide-methionine (S)-S-oxide reductase MsrA, giving the protein MALLISACSVEAAAAPPLAPAPKLVIANPATTETAIFAGGCFWGVEGVFEQVKGVKSAVSGFAGGKGPASYKQVTSGSTGHAEAVRVTFDPSVVSYGELMQIFFSVITDPTQLNRQGPDVGKHYRNALFPLDDRQARQARAYIRQLDGANIWRKKLVTTIESAPKFYMAEDYHQDFMKKNPRNPYILAHDAPKLRDFRAQFASLAR; this is encoded by the coding sequence ATGGCCCTGCTGATCTCCGCGTGCAGCGTCGAAGCTGCGGCCGCACCGCCCTTGGCCCCCGCGCCCAAGCTGGTGATCGCCAACCCTGCCACCACCGAAACCGCCATCTTCGCGGGCGGCTGTTTCTGGGGCGTGGAAGGCGTGTTCGAACAGGTAAAGGGCGTCAAAAGCGCGGTCTCCGGCTTCGCTGGCGGCAAGGGGCCGGCCAGCTACAAGCAGGTCACCTCAGGCAGCACCGGACATGCCGAAGCCGTACGCGTCACCTTCGATCCCAGCGTGGTTTCCTATGGCGAACTGATGCAGATCTTCTTTTCGGTCATCACTGATCCGACCCAGCTCAATCGCCAGGGCCCCGATGTCGGGAAGCATTATCGCAACGCGCTCTTCCCGCTCGATGACCGCCAGGCCCGCCAGGCCCGCGCTTATATCCGCCAGCTCGATGGCGCGAACATCTGGCGCAAGAAGTTGGTCACCACCATCGAAAGCGCCCCCAAATTCTACATGGCCGAAGACTATCACCAGGACTTCATGAAGAAGAACCCGCGCAATCCCTACATCCTCGCGCACGACGCGCCCAAGCTGCGCGATTTCCGCGCCCAGTTCGCTTCGCTGGCCCGCTAG
- the aroF gene encoding 3-deoxy-7-phosphoheptulonate synthase, translated as MIIVMKPEASEETVQRLLHKIEAKGLKPLHMPGAERVVLGALGDERVLAELGFDAEPSVESVKPILSPYKLVSRELHPHDSRISIGDAVIGGGRFAMIAGPCAVENEEQVMASARAAKAAGARVLRGGAYKPRTSPYSFQGHGPEGLKLLKAAGEEVGLPIVTEVVDARDLDIITDAADAIQVGTRNMQNFELLKAVGGAGVPVILKRGTAAKVDDLLMAAEYIMASGNDEVILCERGIRTFETATRNTLDLAAVPLLKQKSHLPVVVDPSHGTGKRELVAPMALAAAAAGADGVMVETHYDPPSALSDGPQSLYPEQIEALGHQLSRLLHALGREL; from the coding sequence ATGATTATCGTGATGAAACCCGAAGCCAGCGAAGAGACCGTCCAGCGATTGCTGCACAAGATTGAGGCGAAGGGACTGAAACCCCTCCACATGCCGGGCGCCGAGCGCGTGGTGCTGGGGGCGCTGGGCGACGAGCGGGTGCTGGCCGAGCTGGGGTTCGATGCCGAGCCCTCGGTCGAGAGCGTGAAGCCCATCCTGTCGCCCTACAAATTGGTGAGCCGCGAGCTGCACCCGCATGACAGCCGCATTTCGATCGGCGATGCGGTGATCGGTGGCGGGCGCTTCGCGATGATTGCGGGGCCCTGCGCAGTGGAGAATGAAGAGCAGGTGATGGCCTCGGCCAGGGCCGCCAAGGCAGCGGGTGCACGCGTGCTGCGCGGCGGGGCCTATAAGCCGAGGACCAGCCCCTACAGCTTCCAGGGGCATGGGCCCGAGGGGCTGAAATTGCTGAAAGCAGCGGGCGAGGAAGTGGGTCTGCCCATCGTCACCGAGGTGGTCGATGCGCGCGATCTCGACATCATCACCGATGCCGCCGACGCGATCCAGGTCGGCACGCGCAACATGCAGAATTTCGAGCTTCTGAAGGCGGTCGGCGGGGCCGGGGTGCCGGTGATTTTGAAGCGCGGCACGGCGGCCAAGGTCGATGACCTGTTGATGGCGGCCGAATATATCATGGCCAGCGGCAATGATGAGGTGATCCTGTGCGAGCGGGGGATCCGGACCTTCGAGACGGCGACGCGCAATACGCTCGATCTCGCGGCAGTGCCGCTGCTCAAGCAGAAGTCGCATCTGCCCGTGGTGGTCGATCCGAGCCATGGGACGGGCAAGCGCGAGCTGGTGGCGCCGATGGCGCTGGCGGCGGCGGCGGCGGGCGCGGACGGGGTGATGGTGGAGACGCATTACGATCCGCCGAGCGCGCTCAGCGACGGGCCGCAATCGCTCTACCCCGAGCAGATCGAGGCGCTGGGGCACCAGCTGTCGCGCCTGCTCCATGCGCTGGGCCGCGAACTGTGA
- the trpCF gene encoding bifunctional indole-3-glycerol-phosphate synthase TrpC/phosphoribosylanthranilate isomerase TrpF, translating to MADVLARIVARKKVEVKERIGGKAIAAEPTSRSLIAALRAPGARFIMEVKPKSPSGHVARHEPQAALAAYRPIADAISVLTDGEDFGGSLALLEAIRKGFDGPILAKDFIVDAAQVREARAHGADAVLCMLSVLDDGGARRVMEEAQALSMDVLVEVHDEEEMERALALEARLIGINNRDLKTLTTDLAVTERLVAMAPAEVTLISESGIAGRADVMRLADKVDGFLVGSHLMAADDIALAARELVHGAVKICGLTNGVDVLMAAALGASHAGFIMVPDTPRHVAQEEAARLASLAARMGMKTVGVFRGQAIEEMAAIANSLKFDVVQVHDREAAMDLAALRALLKGAPDIWDAGSVRAEEIVRADRRLFDNQDGGTGQVFDWSRLPEGEIRDRAFLAGGIAPGNARAAQAIGTYGLDIGSGVEERPGRKSREKMEQLFAALRAPARGDNR from the coding sequence ATGGCTGATGTGCTGGCGCGCATCGTGGCGCGCAAGAAGGTGGAAGTGAAGGAGCGGATCGGCGGCAAGGCCATTGCCGCAGAGCCGACCAGCCGCAGCCTGATCGCCGCGCTACGCGCGCCCGGTGCGCGCTTCATCATGGAGGTGAAGCCCAAAAGCCCGTCGGGTCATGTCGCACGGCATGAGCCGCAGGCCGCGCTGGCCGCCTATCGTCCGATTGCCGATGCCATCAGCGTGCTGACCGATGGCGAGGATTTTGGCGGGTCGCTGGCGCTGCTGGAGGCCATACGAAAGGGCTTTGACGGGCCGATCCTGGCCAAGGACTTCATCGTCGATGCCGCGCAGGTTCGCGAGGCGCGCGCCCATGGCGCCGATGCGGTTCTGTGCATGCTGTCCGTGCTGGACGATGGCGGGGCCCGGCGGGTGATGGAAGAAGCGCAGGCGTTGTCGATGGACGTGCTGGTCGAAGTGCATGACGAAGAAGAGATGGAGCGCGCGCTGGCACTGGAGGCGCGGCTGATCGGGATCAACAATCGCGACCTCAAGACGCTGACGACTGACCTTGCCGTGACCGAGCGGCTGGTCGCTATGGCACCCGCTGAGGTCACGCTGATCAGCGAAAGCGGCATCGCCGGGCGCGCCGATGTGATGCGGCTGGCCGACAAGGTCGACGGTTTCCTGGTCGGCAGCCATCTGATGGCGGCGGACGATATTGCGCTGGCGGCGCGCGAGCTGGTGCATGGCGCAGTCAAGATTTGCGGGCTGACCAATGGCGTCGACGTGCTGATGGCGGCGGCGTTGGGAGCGAGCCATGCGGGCTTCATCATGGTGCCCGATACGCCGCGTCATGTCGCGCAAGAGGAAGCCGCGCGCCTAGCCTCCCTGGCGGCGCGGATGGGGATGAAGACGGTCGGCGTGTTTCGCGGGCAAGCAATCGAGGAGATGGCCGCCATCGCCAACAGCCTGAAATTCGACGTGGTGCAGGTACATGACCGCGAGGCGGCGATGGACCTTGCGGCGCTGCGGGCGCTGCTGAAGGGTGCGCCGGACATCTGGGACGCGGGGTCGGTGCGCGCCGAGGAAATTGTACGGGCCGACCGGCGCCTGTTCGACAATCAGGATGGCGGGACGGGGCAGGTGTTCGACTGGTCTCGGCTGCCTGAAGGCGAGATTCGCGACCGGGCCTTTTTGGCGGGCGGGATTGCGCCCGGCAATGCGCGCGCGGCGCAGGCGATCGGTACCTATGGGCTGGACATCGGGTCGGGCGTGGAGGAACGGCCGGGGCGCAAGTCGCGCGAAAAAATGGAACAGCTTTTTGCAGCGCTGCGGGCGCCTGCACGTGGAGACAATCGATGA
- the hisG gene encoding ATP phosphoribosyltransferase → MQTDRLHMAIQKSGRLADQSRDLLKSAGLKVQATKNQLTARATNFPLDLMLVRDDDIPTFVADGVCDLGIVGLNVLEEYRLGDDQDRCEIIARLGFGRCALKIAAPADEEFTLDSLQGARIATSYPRLTRKFLDEAQIACDVVTMQGAVELAPRLGIAAYVCDLVSTGQTLEANGLKPVHTVLESESVLVRTLKTIDPVKRLKADALVTRIDGVIATAESKYIVLNAPESALADITRILPGADAPTIMPLMGHQGHVAVQAVCQESVFWETLEELKDAGARDILVMPIEKMML, encoded by the coding sequence ATGCAAACCGACCGCCTCCACATGGCGATCCAGAAATCGGGTCGCCTTGCCGACCAGAGCCGCGACCTGTTGAAATCCGCCGGTTTGAAGGTCCAGGCGACCAAGAACCAGCTGACCGCGCGCGCCACCAATTTCCCCCTGGACCTGATGCTGGTCCGCGATGACGATATCCCCACCTTCGTCGCCGATGGCGTCTGCGATCTGGGCATCGTGGGATTGAATGTGCTCGAGGAATATCGCCTCGGCGACGACCAGGATCGCTGCGAAATCATCGCCCGGCTGGGCTTTGGCCGCTGCGCGCTCAAGATCGCCGCCCCCGCCGATGAGGAGTTCACGCTGGACAGCCTGCAGGGCGCGCGCATCGCCACCAGTTACCCGCGCCTCACCCGCAAGTTCCTCGATGAAGCGCAGATCGCCTGTGACGTCGTGACCATGCAGGGCGCGGTCGAACTCGCCCCGCGGCTCGGCATCGCCGCCTATGTCTGCGATCTCGTTTCGACCGGCCAGACGCTGGAGGCCAACGGCCTCAAGCCCGTCCACACCGTGCTTGAATCCGAATCGGTGCTGGTGCGCACGCTCAAGACCATCGACCCCGTCAAACGGCTGAAGGCCGACGCGCTCGTCACCCGCATCGACGGAGTGATCGCGACGGCGGAAAGCAAATATATTGTCCTCAACGCGCCCGAATCGGCGCTTGCCGACATCACCCGCATCCTGCCCGGCGCCGATGCCCCCACCATCATGCCGCTGATGGGCCATCAGGGCCATGTCGCGGTCCAGGCGGTGTGCCAGGAATCGGTCTTTTGGGAAACGCTGGAAGAATTGAAGGATGCGGGCGCGCGCGACATCCTCGTCATGCCCATTGAAAAGATGATGCTCTAG
- a CDS encoding anthranilate synthase component 1, translating into MKRVGAGEADLLTRRLAGVHDPVALFAALEAEGRAQMLFRRTGGRALILCDSAVTLEATGAEACFAATSEAGRLLLPVLAERLAEYVVEQGDARLALRFERSDDPDEARRGQATSALDALRALARGAQSRDPEEPFALAALGIIGFDHVDMMEALPARPQGDFPDLYFQLAETLILIEENGAARVLALAVGSDDEAAAHRQQSLAAERLARTVARIEQARVPSLGEAPSQEARSDMDDAEFGASVLKLKEHIAAGDIFQAVPSRSFTTGCDDALSAFRRLVKADPSAYHFYLRTPYGTLLGASPETAVEVSGRRVAVSPIAGTRPRGDSADADDRQEADLRLDQKEVAEHLMLVDLARNDVARVAAPGTRRVTSLLRVERFAKVMHLVSTVEGELPEGRDAVDAIRTCMNVGTLSGAPKLKAIELIRSVETKARGPYGGAVGYLTGRGEMDSAVVIRSALVRDGMAEVRSGAGVVADSCPKAEAAETRAKASAVLAALGAAA; encoded by the coding sequence GTGAAACGGGTTGGCGCTGGAGAGGCGGACCTGCTGACCCGGCGCCTGGCCGGGGTCCATGACCCGGTCGCCTTGTTTGCCGCGCTGGAGGCCGAGGGGCGCGCGCAGATGCTGTTTCGCCGCACCGGCGGGCGGGCGCTGATCCTGTGCGATAGCGCGGTGACGCTGGAAGCGACGGGGGCAGAGGCCTGTTTCGCTGCCACCAGCGAGGCGGGGCGACTGCTGCTGCCGGTGCTGGCGGAGAGGTTGGCGGAGTATGTCGTCGAGCAGGGCGATGCGCGGCTGGCCTTGCGGTTCGAGCGGTCGGACGATCCCGACGAGGCGCGGCGCGGACAGGCGACGAGCGCTCTCGATGCGCTGCGGGCGCTGGCGCGGGGAGCGCAGAGCCGCGATCCCGAAGAGCCTTTTGCGCTGGCGGCGCTGGGGATCATCGGGTTCGACCATGTCGACATGATGGAGGCACTGCCGGCGCGGCCGCAGGGCGATTTTCCCGATCTCTATTTCCAGCTGGCCGAAACGCTGATCCTGATCGAGGAAAATGGCGCGGCGCGGGTGCTGGCACTGGCGGTCGGCAGCGATGACGAAGCGGCGGCGCATCGCCAGCAATCGCTGGCCGCCGAGCGGCTGGCGCGGACCGTGGCGCGGATCGAGCAGGCGCGGGTGCCGTCGCTGGGCGAAGCTCCGAGCCAAGAGGCGCGCAGCGATATGGACGATGCGGAATTTGGCGCGTCGGTGCTGAAGCTGAAGGAGCATATTGCTGCGGGCGACATCTTCCAGGCGGTGCCAAGCCGCAGTTTCACGACGGGCTGCGACGATGCGCTTTCGGCCTTTCGCCGCCTGGTGAAGGCCGATCCCAGCGCCTATCATTTTTACCTGCGCACGCCTTATGGCACGCTGCTGGGCGCATCGCCCGAAACGGCGGTCGAGGTCAGCGGGCGCAGGGTGGCGGTGAGCCCGATTGCGGGCACGCGCCCGCGCGGGGACAGTGCGGACGCCGACGACCGGCAGGAAGCCGACCTGCGGCTCGACCAGAAAGAGGTGGCCGAACATCTGATGCTGGTCGACCTGGCGCGCAACGATGTGGCGCGGGTCGCGGCGCCCGGCACGCGGCGGGTAACAAGCCTGCTGCGCGTCGAACGCTTCGCCAAGGTGATGCATCTTGTTTCCACCGTCGAGGGCGAATTGCCCGAGGGTCGCGATGCGGTCGACGCCATCCGCACCTGCATGAATGTCGGCACGCTATCGGGCGCGCCCAAGCTGAAGGCGATCGAACTGATCCGCAGCGTCGAGACCAAGGCGCGCGGGCCCTATGGCGGCGCGGTCGGTTATCTCACCGGACGGGGCGAGATGGACAGCGCGGTGGTCATCCGTTCGGCGCTGGTGCGGGACGGCATGGCCGAGGTGCGCTCGGGCGCGGGCGTGGTCGCCGATAGCTGCCCCAAGGCCGAGGCTGCGGAAACCCGCGCCAAGGCGAGCGCGGTGCTGGCGGCGCTGGGGGCGGCGGCATGA